A stretch of the Vicinamibacteria bacterium genome encodes the following:
- a CDS encoding PilZ domain-containing protein, which produces MRVGLHSTSCSCRGGAWVVLGEVPASPCAGSGNGPDQGLVVSLGEWKSLGKPATAEDYAEAKARVEGGERREFQRFEATIPVRLGRMPFWKNPTAQAEDTATEVIARGGALVLSHMAVEKGEVVVFEAEGGFRTRAEVMYVTATKGATAEAVLRLGLRFLDAPFPDNLIPAGAKPLTAEA; this is translated from the coding sequence ATGAGAGTCGGGCTGCACTCGACGAGCTGCTCCTGCCGGGGCGGCGCTTGGGTCGTCTTGGGAGAGGTTCCCGCCTCGCCCTGCGCGGGTTCTGGAAATGGCCCGGACCAGGGCCTTGTGGTCAGCCTCGGGGAGTGGAAGAGCCTGGGCAAGCCCGCCACCGCCGAAGACTACGCAGAGGCCAAGGCGCGGGTCGAGGGGGGCGAGCGGCGTGAGTTCCAACGGTTCGAGGCGACTATCCCGGTTCGATTGGGCCGGATGCCCTTCTGGAAGAACCCGACTGCCCAGGCGGAGGACACGGCTACGGAGGTGATCGCCCGGGGCGGAGCCTTGGTGCTGAGTCACATGGCGGTCGAAAAGGGCGAGGTGGTGGTGTTCGAGGCGGAGGGCGGCTTCAGAACGCGGGCGGAAGTCATGTACGTAACCGCCACCAAGGGCGCCACCGCGGAGGCGGTCTTGCGCCTAGGCCTCCGCTTCCTCGACGCACCCTTCCCGGACAACCTGATTCCCGCCGGCGCGAAACCCCTGACCGCCGAGGCCTAG
- a CDS encoding XRE family transcriptional regulator, whose product MAGEISGRLARNIKQLREARGLTQVQMAKVCGIPRATWGHLESGAANPTLLVLHKVALALQVPLEELTAAPRASGRRYPKEALPTRKQGDGVVRSLLPDPIPAMLIDRMEIPPQGRIPGVPHMPGTREYLTCEAGQIVLAVAGEQWTLGPGDVVVFRGDQRHSYRNGGTRSAIGYSVVLLAPVG is encoded by the coding sequence ATGGCGGGGGAGATCTCCGGACGCTTGGCCAGGAACATCAAACAGCTCCGGGAGGCCCGCGGCCTCACCCAGGTACAAATGGCGAAAGTCTGCGGGATACCCAGAGCCACCTGGGGTCACTTGGAGTCGGGGGCAGCCAATCCAACCCTTTTAGTGCTACACAAGGTTGCCCTCGCGCTCCAGGTGCCGCTCGAGGAGTTGACCGCCGCCCCCCGGGCCTCGGGCCGCCGGTACCCGAAAGAGGCCCTCCCGACGCGCAAGCAGGGGGACGGGGTGGTCCGCAGTCTGCTTCCGGACCCTATCCCGGCCATGCTGATCGACCGCATGGAGATCCCGCCTCAGGGACGGATCCCGGGCGTTCCGCACATGCCGGGCACGCGTGAGTATCTGACCTGCGAAGCCGGGCAGATCGTGCTCGCGGTGGCGGGAGAGCAGTGGACGCTCGGCCCCGGTGATGTCGTGGTCTTCCGGGGTGACCAGCGCCACTCCTACCGGAACGGTGGGACGCGGTCGGCGATCGGCTATTCGGTGGTGCTCCTGGCCCCGGTGGGCTGA
- a CDS encoding SDR family oxidoreductase translates to MDLRGRSVLITGGSRGLGAALGRALARKGARVVLVARGRADLEGVVAEIRASGGEAHALVADVSQAEAIPPLVGAAAALVGPIDLLVHNASTLGRLPLRLLLETEAEELQRVLETNLVGPFRLTKAVAGSMLLRGRGLVLHISSDAAVVGYPRWGAYGISKAALDHLARIAAAELRGTGVRFLAVDPGEMNTRMHADAVPDEDPGSLRDPARVAERILALIEHAESLAEGARIEVMSWAPHPPLEAAGA, encoded by the coding sequence ATGGATCTAAGGGGACGGTCGGTGCTCATAACCGGGGGGAGCCGGGGCCTGGGGGCCGCCCTCGGCCGGGCCTTGGCCCGGAAGGGCGCCCGGGTCGTGCTCGTGGCCCGGGGTCGCGCAGACCTCGAGGGGGTGGTGGCGGAGATCCGAGCCTCCGGAGGAGAAGCCCATGCCCTGGTGGCCGACGTCTCCCAGGCCGAGGCGATCCCCCCCTTGGTGGGGGCTGCCGCGGCCCTGGTCGGGCCCATCGACCTTCTCGTTCACAACGCAAGCACCCTGGGGCGGCTGCCCCTACGACTGCTCCTGGAGACGGAGGCCGAGGAACTGCAGCGGGTTCTCGAAACCAACCTTGTCGGCCCTTTCCGACTGACGAAGGCCGTGGCCGGATCGATGCTCTTGCGCGGGCGCGGGCTCGTCCTACACATCAGCTCCGACGCGGCCGTCGTGGGTTATCCGCGCTGGGGCGCCTACGGCATTTCCAAGGCCGCCCTCGATCACTTGGCGAGGATCGCGGCCGCGGAGCTCCGGGGGACGGGGGTGCGGTTCCTCGCCGTAGACCCCGGGGAGATGAACACCCGGATGCACGCCGACGCCGTTCCCGATGAGGATCCCGGGTCGCTCCGGGACCCCGCCCGCGTCGCGGAGCGCATTCTCGCCCTCATAGAACACGCGGAGAGTCTGGCCGAGGGGGCGCGTATCGAGGTGATGTCCTGGGCTCCGCATCCCCCCCTTGAGGCAGCGGGGGCATGA